One Solanum lycopersicum chromosome 2, SLM_r2.1 genomic region harbors:
- the LOC138341946 gene encoding uncharacterized mitochondrial protein AtMg00810-like, translating into MDNHLIQLGFSRIQSEATLYVKVNVAGKSLIVSIYVDDKLVTGSKIELIQRFKNEMEKIFEITDLGVMKYFLGMEVLQSSDGIFICQQKYILDILNRFKMQDCKPVSTPISTGVKLGKDEDSQKVDDSMYRSLIGSLLYLTASRPDILFVVSLISRFMHSPRDTHLTAAKRC; encoded by the coding sequence ATGGACAATCATCTCATCCAACTTGGCTTTAGTAGAATTCAAAGTGAAGCTACTTTGTATGTGAAAGTCAATGTTGCAGGTAAGTCCTTAATTGTGTCAATTTATGTGGATGACAAGCTTGTGACAGGAAGCAAAATTGAACTAATCCAAAGGTTCAAAAATGAAATGGAGAAAATCTTTGAAATTACTGATCTTGGAGTCATGAAGTACTTTCTCGGCATGGAAGTGTTACAGTCTAGTGATGGAATTTTCATATGCCAGCAAAAATACATTTTGGATATCCTGAACAGGTTCAAAATGCAAGACTGCAAACCTGTGAGTACTCCAATATCTACTGGTGTGAAGCTTGGCAAGGATGAGGATTCTCAAAAAGTAGATGATAGTATGTATAGAAGCTTAATTGGCAGTCTTCTATATCTAACTGCAAGCAGGCCTGACATTCTATTTGTTGTTAGTTTGATCTCTAGGTTCATGCATTCTCCTAGAGACACACACCTCACAGCTGCTAAAAGATGTTAA